In one window of Solanum pennellii chromosome 2, SPENNV200 DNA:
- the LOC107010330 gene encoding G-type lectin S-receptor-like serine/threonine-protein kinase B120: MATGFRFPPFWFLVLFILSCFSSFCLGGDRVTLGEIYKDGDNLTSKGGDFVLGFFSPAGTSKRYLGIWYVDIPVKTYIWVANRNKPVHDKNGTFSIDTIGNLVVKDGNGDLLWSSNVSVQTRNSTACLRDDGNLVILNNDRDAARLNSELWESFSDPTDTFVPGMEVLIERQGQEQKVFRSWTNESDPSPGRYSMGVDPRGTPQIIIWDGPNRRWRSGHFDGAEFIGVPDVIRTNFFSGFRILNEGDNKLLLTYSASNTSSFLRFQLTVTGNELQQRWNEDEGEWNTLQSRPVGGCDLYNFCGNFSECNKEVCQCLEGFVPSVQEERHAGNRTGGCVRKTELECRKNSSVSRNDSSKDDGFSTIRRVKLPDHADVAEISTEECKIRCLNDCSCNGYAHVRGINCMIWRDDLVDIEHFEEGGNTLYVRLHPSDIGKKKKTIIIVVISILAALALVIMVAIWLVCKYRARKRESKKTSEIPKNHLVRSGEFSMEYSGPGDISAEGHQGNGSELAFFSFSMVATATDDFSLANKLGQGGFGPVYKGKLPCGQEVAVKRLSQKSGQGDEEFKNEITLIAKLQHRNLVRLLGCCVEGEEKMLIYEYMPNKSLDTFLFDTARKSLLDWRKRFNIIEGIARGLLYLHRDSRLRIIHRDLKASNILLDEEMTPKISDFGMARIFGGNQNEANTNRVVGTYGYMAPEYAMEGLFSGKSDVYSFGIILLEIICGRRNTSFRTDEHSGIIGYAWEKWDEGRPMDLVDRSIWDGCQHNEALRCIHLALLCVQDLAAHRPNMSSVVLMLETDNVRLPLPRQPTYTSMRRSVDEDIWHGNQDLTSSNNVTVSVLIGR; encoded by the exons ATGGCCACTGGATTTAGATTCCCCCCCTTTTGGTTCTTGGttcttttcattctttcttGTTTCTCCTCATTCTGTTTAGGTGGTGATAGAGTTACACTAGGAGAGATTTATAAAGATGGTGATAACCTTACTTCTAAAGGAGGGGATTTTGTGTTGGGGTTCTTTAGTCCTGCAGGTACTAGTAAAAGGTATCTTGGTATATGGTATGTTGATATACCAGTAAAGACATATATTTGGGTTGCCAACAGGAACAAGCCTGTTCATGATAAAAATGGTACCTTTTCAATTGATACAATTGGGAATTTGGTTGTTAAAGATGGAAATGGGGATTTACTATGGTCGTCTAATGTTTCTGTTCAAACCAGAAATTCTACGGCCTGTCTGAGAGACGACGGCAATCTTGTCATCCTTAATAATGACAGGGATGCTGCGAGGTTAAATTCTGAATTATGGGAGAGCTTCTCGGATCCTACAGATACATTTGTGCCTGGAATGGAAGTTCTCATAGAAAGACAAGGCCAAGAGCAAAAAGTTTTCCGTTCTTGGACAAATGAGAGTGACCCTTCACCTGGGAGGTACTCAATGGGAGTTGATCCTCGTGGAACACCTCAGATTATTATTTGGGATGGACCGAATAGACGATGGAGGAGTGGACATTTTGATGGAGCGGAATTCATTGGTGTTCCAGATGTGATCAGAACAAATTTTTTCTCTGGTTTCAGAATTCTAAACGAAGGAGATAATAAATTGTTACTCACTTACAGTGCCTCAAATACATCTTCTTTTCTGAGGTTTCAGCTTACTGTGACTGGAAATGAGCTGCAACAGAGGTGGAACGAAGACGAGGGTGAATGGAACACGTTACAATCTAGGCCAGTAGGTGGTTGTGACTTGTATAACTTTTGTGGGAATTTTTCAGAATGTAATAAAGAAGTATGTCAATGTCTAGAAGGATTTGTACCAAGTGTTCAGGAGGAGCGGCATGCTGGGAACCGAACTGGAGGATGTGTTAGGAAGACAGAATTGGAATGCAGGAAAAATAGCAGTGTTTCAAGGAATGATAGTTCAAAAGATGATGGATTCTCGACTATTCGGAGAGTTAAATTACCTGACCATGCTGATGTTGCAGAAATAAGCACAGAAGAGTGCAAAATCAGGTGCCTGAATGATTGTTCCTGCAATGGTTATGCTCATGTCAGAGGAATCAATTGTATGATATGGCGTGATGATTTAGTTGATATAGAGCATTTTGAGGAAGGTGGGAACACTCTTTATGTTCGTCTTCATCCTTCTGATATCG gtaaaaaaaagaagactaTCATAATTGTTGTAATATCAATTCTAGCAGCTCTGGCGTTGGTTATTATGGTAGCCATTTGGCTAGTATGCAAGTACAGGGCCAGAAAACGAG AATCCAAGAAGACCAGTGAAATCCCCAAAAACCATTTAGTTAGGAGTGGAGAGTTCTCCATGGAATATTCTGGACCAGGTGACATCAGTGCTGAAGGGCATCAAGGAAATGGTTCAGAATTAGCATTTTTCAGCTTCAGCATGGTGGCGACAGCTACTGACGACTTCTCTCTTGCAAACAAACTTGGGCAAGGGGGATTCGGCCCCGTTTACAAG GGAAAGCTACCTTGTGGTCAAGAGGTTGCTGTAAAAAGGCTTTCACAAAAGTCTGGACAAGGTGATGAGGAGTTCAAGAACGAGATCACTCTAATAGCAAAATTGCAACACAGAAATCTTGTTAGACTTTTAGGTTGCTGTGttgaaggagaagaaaaaatgcTGATTTATGAGTACATGCCCAACAAAAGCTTAGATACATTTCTATTTG ATACTGCTAGGAAATCCCTGTTAGACTGGAGAAAACGCTTCAACATTATCGAAGGAATTGCCCGAGGATTACTGTATCTCCATAGAGATTCAAGGCTTAGAATAATCCATAGGGATCTAAAGGCTAGTAACATTCTGTTGGATGAAGAAATGACCCCAAAAATTTCAGACTTTGGCATGGCCAGAATATTTGGAGGAAACCAAAATGAAGCAAATACAAATAGGGTTGTAGGAACATA TGGATATATGGCTCCTGAGTATGCTATGGAGGGCCTGTTCTCTGGCAAGTCTGATGTCTACAGCTTCGGCATAATATTGCTTGAAATTATATGTGGACGTAGAAATACAAGCTTTCGGACAGATGAGCATTCAGGCATCATTGGATAT GCATGGGAGAAGTGGGATGAAGGTAGACCAATGGACCTGGTGGATCGTTCAATTTGGGATGGTTGTCAACACAATGAAGCATTGAGATGTATACACTTGGCATTGCTTTGTGTTCAAGATTTGGCGGCTCACAGACCAAACATGTCTTCTGTGGTTCTGATGCTGGAAACTGACAATGTAAGGTTGCCCTTGCCTAGGCAACCTACCTATACTTCAATGAGAAGATCTGTGGATGAAGATATATGGCATGGGAATCAGGATTTAACATCTTCCAACAATGTCACAGTTAGTGTACTAATAGGTAGATGA